Proteins from a genomic interval of Tenacibaculum sp. SZ-18:
- a CDS encoding protein phosphatase 2C domain-containing protein: protein MKVYKTLHIGEFHTNHCEDFLIHEQIGANQILIAVLDGCTMGTESVFASILFGKVLRNIAKKKFYEEFVKDNSLQLKSKLKEVVKTLIDEIKTLKNQLGLETNELLSTLIIGIIETKESKAEFLTVGDGLICKDGEFIEYEQNDKPDYLGYHLADDFENWFNNQNQKLTVSNFKDLSICTDGIFTFKNLENKSKQKPENDIIKYLLVDNQYAEFDNFLDRKIKVLREQWNHLVTDDLAIIRIKNDNYQ from the coding sequence ATGAAGGTATATAAAACACTACACATTGGAGAATTCCATACAAATCATTGCGAAGACTTCTTAATACATGAACAAATTGGTGCAAACCAAATATTAATAGCCGTACTTGACGGTTGTACTATGGGGACAGAATCAGTTTTTGCTTCGATTCTGTTTGGAAAAGTTTTACGAAATATTGCAAAGAAGAAGTTCTACGAAGAATTTGTAAAGGATAATTCTTTACAACTTAAAAGTAAACTTAAAGAGGTAGTAAAAACATTGATTGATGAAATTAAAACACTTAAAAATCAACTTGGACTTGAAACTAATGAATTACTATCAACCTTAATAATCGGAATTATCGAAACAAAAGAATCCAAAGCAGAATTTTTAACAGTTGGAGATGGGTTAATTTGTAAGGATGGTGAATTTATTGAATATGAGCAGAATGATAAACCAGACTATCTTGGATATCATCTCGCTGATGATTTTGAGAATTGGTTCAATAATCAAAATCAAAAATTAACGGTTTCAAACTTTAAGGATTTATCCATCTGTACAGACGGAATTTTTACGTTTAAAAATCTAGAAAATAAATCCAAACAGAAACCTGAAAATGATATTATCAAATATTTGTTAGTAGATAATCAATATGCTGAATTTGATAATTTTCTAGATAGAAAAATTAAAGTTTTAAGAGAACAATGGAATCATTTAGTAACAGACGATTTAGCTATCATTAGAATTAAAAATGATAATTATCAATAA
- a CDS encoding class I SAM-dependent methyltransferase — MINLEQFFKELNSSITDDNFVKITLSKPISKSFGLPNVYVRLVLIKNEQQLQFTYRYNTNDQTKNFSLEDGIEEISILLDEKFRAVTLFTLENDVMVMISKKKKVSIRKAAPSFKNKLPEVHDKPKTKRILLESKYLQYLGITDKNHKIIPKMADKYRQINKYLEIIENLLVSVNTNKQLHIVDMGSGKGYLTFALYDYLINIRNYNVSITGIELRDYLVEFCNDVAQKCEFTKLNFVEQRIQEYDNNKIDILIALHACDTATDDAIYKGLMANAELIVCAPCCHKQVRQQVKGIEQESPLLKYGIFKERQFEMVTDTIRALLLEKHQYNTKVFEFISSEHTHKNVMLVGSKSSKKKDTESIDKKIEDLKALYHIKSHYLETLL, encoded by the coding sequence ATGATAAATTTAGAACAGTTTTTTAAAGAGTTAAATAGTAGTATTACAGATGATAATTTTGTCAAAATTACATTGAGTAAACCAATTAGTAAGAGTTTTGGTTTACCAAATGTTTATGTACGTTTAGTTCTTATTAAAAATGAACAACAACTTCAATTTACGTATAGATACAATACCAATGATCAAACAAAGAACTTTAGTTTAGAAGATGGAATTGAAGAGATTTCTATTTTACTAGATGAAAAGTTTCGAGCGGTTACATTGTTTACTTTAGAAAATGATGTAATGGTTATGATCTCGAAAAAGAAGAAAGTATCTATTAGAAAAGCAGCTCCAAGTTTTAAAAACAAATTACCAGAAGTTCATGATAAGCCAAAAACCAAAAGAATATTACTTGAAAGCAAGTATTTACAATATTTAGGTATCACGGATAAAAACCATAAAATAATTCCGAAAATGGCGGATAAGTACCGTCAAATCAATAAATATCTTGAAATTATTGAGAATTTATTAGTTTCGGTGAATACAAATAAACAATTACACATTGTAGATATGGGATCTGGTAAAGGTTATTTAACTTTTGCTTTGTATGACTATTTAATTAACATTAGAAATTATAATGTTTCTATTACAGGTATAGAATTACGTGACTATTTAGTTGAATTCTGTAATGATGTTGCTCAAAAATGTGAATTCACCAAACTAAATTTTGTCGAGCAAAGAATTCAAGAATACGACAACAATAAAATTGATATTTTAATTGCTTTACATGCATGTGATACAGCAACAGATGATGCCATTTATAAAGGTTTAATGGCAAATGCAGAGTTAATAGTTTGTGCTCCATGCTGTCATAAACAAGTTCGTCAACAAGTAAAGGGAATAGAGCAGGAGAGTCCGTTATTAAAATATGGCATTTTCAAGGAGCGCCAGTTCGAAATGGTTACGGATACCATTAGAGCTTTACTTTTAGAAAAACATCAATACAACACTAAAGTATTTGAATTTATTAGTAGTGAACATACACATAAGAATGTGATGTTAGTTGGAAGTAAGTCGAGCAAGAAAAAAGATACCGAATCAATTGATAAAAAGATTGAAGATTTAAAAGCGTTATATCATATTAAGAGTCATTATCTGGAGACATTGCTTTAA
- a CDS encoding SLC13 family permease encodes MILSKSIGLILAPLVFSFFIFFPFTIISEAADAVIAVAIWMIIWWITEAVHIAVTSLLPLILFPLLKVMSIGEVGANYGSPIIFLFFGGFILALALEKVNLHKRVALSIVKLTGTTPNKVILGFMIATAFMSMWISNTASTVVMLPIALSVVKLLIKDANGFTKKDRNFALNIMLGIAFSANAGGIATVIGTPPNSVLIGLLENEYNIQISFMKWMIMGLPFSISMIWFSYVILTKLIFPCNTINFSQTENVIIDELKKLGEISKEEKRVLLVFGITVFLWITRTLINEIFPGLKLSDTIISLVGAISLFVIPMNVKTGNFVLEWKDTEKLAWGILILFGGGLSLAKGMASSGVVDVITDLIQNSGFNPFIVISLLIVLMLFMTELMSNVALVAVLAPVIAGIAIGFGVPLLYVLIPVTMASSCAFMLPMATPPNAIVFASGYIKVKQMVRAGVLLNIIAVLLLILYYKFIIPLIF; translated from the coding sequence ATGATACTATCAAAAAGTATAGGTTTAATCTTAGCGCCTTTAGTATTTTCATTTTTTATTTTTTTTCCTTTTACTATTATTTCAGAAGCTGCCGATGCAGTTATTGCGGTTGCAATTTGGATGATTATTTGGTGGATAACAGAGGCTGTTCATATTGCGGTGACTTCACTTTTACCATTAATTCTTTTTCCCCTTTTAAAGGTTATGTCAATAGGAGAGGTAGGAGCGAATTATGGGAGTCCAATTATATTTTTATTCTTCGGAGGTTTTATTTTAGCTTTAGCATTGGAGAAAGTTAATTTACACAAACGAGTTGCATTAAGTATTGTAAAACTGACAGGCACAACACCGAATAAGGTTATTTTAGGATTCATGATTGCCACTGCTTTTATGAGTATGTGGATTAGCAATACTGCAAGTACCGTAGTTATGTTACCTATAGCATTATCAGTAGTTAAATTATTAATTAAAGATGCAAACGGATTTACAAAGAAAGATCGAAACTTCGCCTTAAACATCATGTTAGGAATTGCGTTTTCTGCAAATGCAGGAGGAATTGCTACAGTTATTGGAACTCCGCCAAATTCTGTTTTAATTGGATTATTAGAAAATGAATATAATATCCAGATTTCATTTATGAAATGGATGATAATGGGATTACCATTTTCTATATCAATGATTTGGTTTTCTTACGTCATATTAACAAAATTGATTTTTCCTTGTAATACAATTAATTTTTCTCAAACTGAAAATGTTATTATTGACGAATTGAAAAAGTTAGGTGAAATTTCAAAAGAAGAAAAACGAGTTTTACTAGTCTTTGGAATTACTGTTTTTTTATGGATTACAAGAACACTAATTAATGAAATCTTTCCAGGATTAAAGTTATCGGATACTATTATTAGTTTAGTAGGAGCAATATCATTATTTGTGATTCCTATGAATGTGAAAACAGGAAACTTCGTTCTAGAATGGAAGGATACCGAGAAATTAGCTTGGGGAATCTTAATTTTATTTGGAGGAGGATTATCTCTGGCCAAAGGAATGGCTTCAAGTGGTGTGGTAGATGTAATTACAGATTTGATTCAAAATAGTGGATTTAATCCATTTATAGTAATTAGTTTACTAATAGTTTTAATGTTATTCATGACAGAATTAATGAGTAATGTTGCGTTAGTTGCAGTTTTAGCACCAGTGATTGCAGGAATTGCAATTGGTTTTGGTGTACCGTTATTGTATGTTTTAATTCCCGTAACAATGGCTTCAAGTTGTGCATTTATGTTACCCATGGCTACACCACCAAATGCTATTGTATTTGCGAGTGGATATATTAAAGTGAAACAAATGGTAAGAGCAGGAGTTTTATTAAATATCATTGCTGTATTACTGTTAATTTTATACTACAAATTCATCATTCCATTAATATTCTAA